From the genome of Scleropages formosus chromosome 22, fSclFor1.1, whole genome shotgun sequence:
TATTACCTTCCCATTTTGTTTATACTTGCACCAAATTTTAGACACAGCTGACTGGGAACAACTAACTTCTTTTGCCACACTCTGTGTTGGATTTCCTTCTTGAAGAAGTTTTATTATCCTTTCCATTGTTTCTATTGACAGCTCTCATGTTGGAGCCATGTTTCCTTTCAATTAGTCAAGTCCAACAGCTCGTTAAGCTCAGTAAGCGCTTTCTTTTAACTGCAGACTGCATTTTTTgacttgtgtctgtgtttgttttaaaaacgcAAATACCgagtgattccataatttttccttaacatttagtgattccataattttttcttctacttgatttgaaaaacaatgccattaattaaaataatttaatttgtttgaggcATGCATAATGAACCCAGGATATTCAgctattaaaaattgttttgtgttctctcTGTGATTTCTTTAATTGTCTACAACGTAAAAAAGCTGTGTGAACATCCTCAAAGTGgggtgattccataatttttgccagGGGTTGTATATTTGAAAAGACTAATAACAGTTCAGGCACATTGCATTACCACGataactgaacatttttggaGCCCAAAATATGCTGTTTGGGTGAATTCACTTATTTCCTTCCTTGTCAGGTGTAGGTGTCGCAACCGACTCTTTCCACCTccagaagtgtttttcttttcttacacCAGTTGTATTAAAGCTGGGAATGGTGTAAAGGGTGTAAATGGTGTAAATCTGTGCTGCTTCTCCTCCCCTTCAGACATGTCCTGTCGCTCCCGCTTGGCCACCCTCAACGAGAAACTGACGGCACTGGAGAGGAGGATTGAGTACATCGAGGCCAGGGTGTGTGTCGCTCCCATCCCCTCACATTCCTCGACAGTCCCCAGAGCACCTCTTCACCCACTTTTCCccctctccttttcctttttgtctCGCTTTAGGTGACGAAGGGAGAGACGTTGACTTAGGGCTCGTGGCTGATGCTGAGCTCCCCGCAGATCCTACACAGAAATGGCTAGcggattaaatttatttatctttccttccttttttttgcatttttcactctGAATTTTTGAGATTAGTTTGAATGGGACCACTGGTGTCTGTGcaacaaaagttattttttctcCCCAGGGTGTCTTATAAGCGACACAGAACAAGAGCATAGTCGTGCACTGATTCGTTTTGAtacaattttttattaaatgttgaagttaataaacacaaatgtgtttattatttttaacaactTTTAGCCAGTCTGGGGAAATTGTGATTGCAGATGGTGCAGTGGACTGTTTCACTTTATTTGCCATCAGTTATGTGCATAGGATGAAAAAGTTTGTTTAATGCTGATAttgaaaaaaaggtttttccaccccccccccccccccaaagtgaaaTACTGTTAATTTCCCCAAAGACTTGCGCTGCAGAGACgaataaaaaaagatatttgCCTCTAATTGCTATGCTATCTGGGGACTGCGTGTAcggtagtggtttgagctgtcaCCTTATACTCAGAGGACCCatgttcagttcccacctcctgctgtagtagccttgagcaagttacttaccctgaatggatacagtaaaaattacccaactgtataaatgtcagttgcttgaagaaaagcatcggccAAATTGCTGAGGCTCCTGCTTTGGTTTATAGGCCAGTACACTGAAGAAGGGAATGTCTCAAAGTGCCAATTCAGCTTTGCTATTCCATATATTAAGTGTGcctgtacgtgtgtgtttccCGTTCCTCTTCAACACAATAAAGTTTTCAATTGATGGCAACTTGTCtttttgtacattgttttgtaCAAGTGAGACGTTCTCTCAGTACTAAATGAGCTAGCAGCGATGAAGACTCTACCCAGGTCTGTTGTCAAAAGACAAAATGACTGTTGGCGGTACCAGGCGTGGGCCGCAGGACTGGTACAGGAACTAGTACGGTTCTGTTTGCGGCTGAGCGGACCGACACAGCTGTGGCTCGAGAGGAGGAAGCCCAAAGAGACGGTGGTTCGCCGTTGCCGACGTTCCACCGGTTGGCTGTAACTAGAGCGGTTTCGTCTGCAGTCGAACACTTGGGCAGGAGCATCGCCGCAGGAGGCGCCAACACACTCGGCAACGTATATAGGAGGAAGACGCCGGGATCACGCCTGCGAGTGAAAGGGGACTCCCTGATGGAGGTCACACCAGAcagggaccaaaaaaaaaaaaaaggaaagaaactcTCCTCGGCGCTGGACGATGACTCGCACCCTCTGGACGCCGCCACGGTAAAACAAAGGAGCGCTTTCAGCGTCCGGCCGCTTCGCTCCCGCCGTTCCGAGGAGCGCTACCTGAGGCCGCTTCTACCTGCAGCCATCAGGATCTACAACAAGTCCTCCTGCTGAACTTTCTCTGCGTCCCACCGTATCCTCCGCCTCCTTAATTCGCTGCCTTTTCTATAGAAtctatgtaaatgtgtttgtttcattttaacttACTAACttttctactggagcagtttgggtTAAGTTACCTCACCTCACTGAAgcgggaactacagctggaggtggtattcATTCAGACCTTTAGGTTCAAACGTGCCCctgtaaataaagttttattcttTGGTAAATGGTGCTctggtgttttttgtttcacataaAAACGAAGGTGAGCAGCCACACGATGAAGCTGAATGATGAAACCATTTCCGCAGTTTTACACCCCACCGCTGGTGAGATTAGAAACACAAATTCCCAGAAAGCATTTCGTTTTAGGGCGGGAGCTCCACttgcaatgcatgctgggaaggagAAAGGTACAGAAGCCATTTTAGATTCGTAAACTGTAATGGAAATAGGCCCGTTATTTTCAAAACAGAAGAGTGCTTATGACATGTTCtgacatttttgcttttccGTGTATTTTTCTTCCAGTAAAACTATATGCACTTGGTAAGTCGCTGAATAAATCTTGCATTCTGGATATTTTTTACGTTGGTGCCGGTAGCAACACGGCTTGAGCAGCAGCAGAGTACGTCGTGTCGTGTGTCGGTCCTGCTGTTGATACCAGAATTGCGTCTTTATTTAGCGACAAACTTTGAACGGCATTATGCTTCTCATTTACCTGTTGTTTTCACCTGCTACGCTCTTTCAGTACTCAGACAGAGCATGTTGTTGTTCTTTACGTCTCATgtgaaattgaattgaatctcAGTTCTGACCGGaggaaatttattcatttcaaatttaCCCGAGTGACGGTGTCTGTACCTTAAGTTaactaaaacaaaatgtactgaatattttatattaataaattattgtgCATTTTGAGTAGAGTTTATTTAGGCAAGCGGGTAGTAAGTTGGGAAGTTAAGAAAACTATGCATGTTTTCAAGGGAGCGAGGTGAGTGTAGCAGTAAATTTAACCGACACGTGTCACTTTTAGTTTCGAGAGTTTTTTTTCGATCGATCCTCATCCTCAGCTCTGATTTACCTTTCGTTTAACCGACGCGTTTAAGTGACTTGATTTAAATAACACTGTGTTGGAAAGTAACTGTACAGTCGGTAACTATACTGTGCTGTAAGGACCTGAGAGACTGCAGcacagtgggattcaaaccaatgaaTGAATGCCCTCAACCGTTCAACCAGTTGGTCCTACATCCAGACCTAAGATTTGTCCATCATCGCTGCAGCGCTCGACTCGTCTCGGTCTCGGTGCACCGACTTGGCAATGCACTTgctccagtttatttattttacatttagtttagcagatactttctcCAGAGACGTGCATCTCAGAAAGTACGTATGCATTTGATTTGGCCAACTGATGGGAGAGACCTGGAtcatgcagacgtgattcttgtTGAATAGTCACTGTCTTATATTATTATCGCTGTATTAAACAGTTGATacgttacacgagtagctgcgcgtggggtttaattttttttaagcaggtAACATGGTACACACTTATGAAGGACATGATGGGAAATCAGGGGAGAAGTCCAGAACACGTTCGGCAGTTTCgaatgagagacagagagagggagctcattccaccggtggacccagaaccgaaaaccttttgGGCTTCACACGTGTAGGACCACCGCAGTTAAACTTCGTCATATTATCCAGTACTTCAGTATCTTTAGTTGTTGTAGTGTGTAACTCAGAAAATAAAGATGTGTATGTCCTTTTCCCACTTGCAAATGTATGGAAGTAGATGTGAAATTTTCGACAAGTCAGTCGACTCATCTCTTCGGGTAGAAAGGTGATCGCTGCACTTTTACATCAACCCACATAGCTGAGATGCAGTGTTTGACCTTAtcatttaatgtgtgttttgtctgaTTGCTTATTGACCTCTCCAAATAATTCCCTCTCAATTTTAGTTGCACAAGGTAAAATCAATGTGTCCCCAATGGTATGAGGTTTTTCTGTTGAGCGGCTTTTTAGACTGCCGTGTGCGATTTATTTAGGGCTTTCTTGGGGTTTGggttattttcatttcttttcatttcttctaCTTTGTGTTCAAGTGTCCTGGTCTTATATTAAAACATTAGGAGCAGAATTGTCCCCTTGTTCTGTAAGTGATATTGTGGGTTTTTCAAATGCAGACAATTCTATGTGCTCATCTTCTACCGGTTTTCAGTGTGTCTTATTTTTccacagattttctttttttaaaaaaaaaaaaactaatagcCAAATCTACTTGCTGAAGTGAAAGAGATGGGAGCAGACAAACGGTGAGAGATCTGTTTTTGCTGGCAGCGTTTTTGCACTGAAACTACAGCCATCAATGGTCTCTTAATTGTGTCTGTTACTTTGCATGCTTGCACGCATTGACTGTGTTTGTACGTTTCCACATGCGCGCATTCAGAGTGAGCCGCTCTGAGCGCAGCGGGAGGTATGGACCTGACCAGAGCCGTGATGATTCAGAGTGGCGAGAGCGCCGTGACAGGGACTCGGAACGGGACTACGAGCGGCGCTGGGGTGATGAAAGGCGCAGTGATCGCTATGATGACCGGAGGAGTCGCGATAGTCCCGAGGTGAGATTTGGATCAGTTGGTAAGGTTATTCAGGCATCCTGGCTAAGGAGTGCTTTGTTTATCTTCATGAATCATGTCAGCAGTCTTTGAGAATAGCTCTAAAAGTAGTCTTTGTTTTTAGAAACTTGGAGTTGAACAAGCTGTGCTCTTTACATTTGTTATTAACACCTGAGAGCTGACTTGACTCATTTATCCTCCCTCACACGCACAAATGcacgcagagagagagaaagcggcATAACAGCGACCGTTCTGAAGATGGCTACCATTCGGATGGAGATTATCCTGACCAGGACTACCGCGGAGAACttgaggaggagaaagaaagcAAGACCATCATGCTCAGGGGCCTTTCGCTCAATGTCACTGAGGAAGATGTAAGTCTTTAGCTTGGAGACTCAGCTGTGCTAACGTACTTTAAAGGCACGAGTGCCCTCCTCCAGTACGCACCTTTCAGGGCGGGCTGCTCTCCGTGTGCTACAGTCAGTCTGGTGCTGTTTATAGCAGAGGTGCGCCAGTTGTGTGATCCCGGTCACAGACTCAGTCACGGTGTGTCCTGGTAGGTGTATAAGTGCAACAGTCATATAAGCCATCCAGTGATGTGCAGGCTGGGTGACAGTGGGTACAGGAGCAAAGGCATCCCTCATCAATTTCCCCTTTCGTTCTCCTCCTTTTGAATGATTGAAtgaccccttttttttttttttttaaagttaggGTTTCCCAGTCTCAGAATTTGTAAATTCACAGTCTGCACCTGGTATTTTATTACGAGTTTTTTATTGGATTAAGATCCATGGTATAGCTAGAGTTGCACAGAGTTTCCCAGTGCTGCTTTAAAGGGAGATAAAAGTAAACCTACTAAGAGGTTGTGCAGCACAGGAATAAAGGCTATTTTGCTGTACCACATAATGATAATGGCAAGATGACAGAATGATAAGATGGGCACACTGACATATTCACACCTGTACACTGAGTGGTGTGAAAATGATAGCTGACAACCACATTATTTCCTGTCCTGTATTACTAACTGGCAGTTATTTACATTGCTTTCTGTGtggtttattaaaaatacattacaaagTATCACTTTTGCATTTGAAACGCTAACCCATACAGTTATTCAGTCATTTGTGTACACTTGGGCAGTATTATGTATAGGATGAACAAGTCCAAAGAGTAAAAGCAGAGGAATCCACCGGTGTCCTGCATCTCACACAGTTACATCGGAATAGCTGGGAAGacaagtttcaagtttgtcataggtacaagtactgtgtacaagtatcatgaaattcttcttgaatgcttctccacagactatgaacaaaaacaatagaaatactgcacaaaacatgacaatgacaataagtaatgctaataaacaataacaataaaaaatggtaacaataaataacagtaggcggtcagagaactcagaacatgagaatgcttaaagtgacagtgtaatctaccactgtgcttggaaggagcagtgcacattggtgagtgttgtatactctacAGCAGTTTGCAAGCTCGAAACGGCCATAAAACgcgttcagttcgtcagggagagacgcagcggcgCCTATCACTGTCCGTGTCTGTGGTTTGTAATCTGTTagagtttggattccctgccacagcctacgtgcgtCTTGAGTGCAGCTAAACTCTGATTcttccttcctgctgtattctcGTTTTGTGTTGGCAATGGCTTTGTGGAGCTCGTACTTAGACTTCCTGTACGTGTCCACAGGTACACGCGcagatcttatttcggatttcggcGGTAATCCACGATTTTTGATTAGGGAATGAGCAGGCTGTTTTATGGGGTATGTAGACACTTATACAGTACcagatgaagtccgtgaccacttTGGCAtgctcgtccagattggaggatgagtttctgaacatgtcccagtccacggagtcaaagcagcCCTTAAGCCTTTCCTCCGTTTCTGGTGTCCAGCACTACATAACATGGACTCATTCCTCAACAAACTAGTTCATTGAAtgcattgtggaaaaaaaacatttctataaattacattcattttttgctACTACTGTATATGTCTGTGTTTTGCTTAGGTTTtaatctgtgtatttttgtcaGGTTCGAGCTGCCCTGGAGCAATTGCAAGGACCCCAGCCTGCAGATGTGCGACTGATGAAGAAGAGAACAGGTGAGAGTCAAGTATTTGGAGGAGCTCTGTCTCCAACTTCCTCCTCACATCATGTTGCTTGTTTTCAGATAATTTTGCCATCCTTTTCAAGTCCATATGCTGaaagtacctttttttttttttattttgaaaagctaAACTGATCGGGGaaggcagtgttttttttcttttcttttttcttcctttttttgggGGGCAGGGAAGCATCTCCCTCATTTCCAAGTAAGATGTCGATTACTGGCATTTCTGTGAATGAGTACAGTCTACACATTGATCTGAAGGGTTTCTTccagtagtcttttttttttttttatatgcttgATGTTTACACTTTTCCCCTCCAAAAGAAATCGCTGTGGGTTTCTTGAGTTGTGAAGCAGTTTGTGACAGAGTTTGATTGTTATGCCAAGAACTCTGACTAACACAGCTCCCGTCTATATTTGAATGCTGTCTCTAGGTATAAGCCGAGGTTTCGCCTTCGTGGAGTTTTATCACTTGCAAGATGCTACCCGGTGGATGGAGACCAATCAGGTTGCTTCACAATCGCCAAGTCTAGATTTTATCTTGgagatgagagaaaaaaaacgcaAATAGTTGCGATGAGACAAGACGAGGGAcctgttttgctttattttagctgacaatttGCATAGAGCTGGGGGGtcctttgtgcattttttttgtgtatagGGAAGGGTAAAAGGCAATGTAAACCTTTGTTGGTCTAAAGTATTTCAAAGGTATCTAATAGGTTGTGCATAGTTTTATGTGAATAAACCATTTTTGATGCAttgaatgttacattttaaaatgaattatatattttttattcttgtaAACATTGTATTTAACCTGCATATAATAATATActcaatttaataaaaaaaaacaaaaaatcttatGTTTAAAGGAAGATCCCATAAAGAAATGTGGGTGTAATTATGAAAGGACATTGGACCCTCTAAAGCTCACAACCCAATGTGtcagtttatgtattttaaatgaggAAAGGGAAGTGGATATTGGCACCACTACAGTCAACCAAGGAGACAGTCTATTgtatgtgtggtttttttaaaccaatttttttctttccccacctgaaagttaatgaaaatgaatgaggcTAGGTTAATGAACTAAGCTTgttcttttataaaaaaaaaaaaaaaaaaaaatttattttatcttGTACGTTGATGAACACTGCTTCAAGATTCTGATATTTTAGTTACCGAAAACAAGACTTCTGGGTTTCACAGCACACTGTGCTCCGGCTCTGTGTCCTGGCCCGTTTAGTGCCTCTGCTCCTTCATCTGAAGAGGACCGGGCCAGGGCCAAGCTGGCAGCCCTCGGGTCCGATACACACTTGCCAAACGCgtgcatgtgtatgtaaatgcttGCACACATGAACGCACACATTCACGCGTGCTCCTGTTCCTGATTAAGACCAGCTAACTCTTGCAGCGCTCTGCTACTTCCCTTCCGGGCCATGCTCGTTCTTGGGGGTGTGACAGATTCAGCCTTGTCAGCCCGAGGGGGCCCATGTAGAGGGGGACCGGTGTAATACTGGCCTGTCTTGGTTTTGCAGAAACTGCTGACGATCCAGGGTAAGCCTGTGGCCATGCAGTACAGCAACCCCCGGCACAAGTTTGAAGACTGGCTCTGTGGCACCGTAAGTGCAGTGCCTCCCATCTCAGCTGTTTGTCTCTGACTGAGCGCCGCTCATGTTGTCTGCATTCAGTAGAACCAACCATCTCATTTGACAGCCTCCATTTGTGATGCTGAGCACTCAGACTAGTGTGTGCTGCCTCTTGCGACGTGGTGGATATGGGTAAAATGCTTAGTGTTTACCCCATTTGATTGGAAGAAAGCCTCATGATCATCAACTGATCCCTTGTGCCCACTGTCTAGTTTGCTTTTGACTGGAGACAACTTGGCAAGGTTTCAGTGCTCAGTCATATAGATGGTcttgaataaaaacaatgtaaccGGTTGCTTGCAGTGTGGCCTGTACAATTTCCGGAGAAGGCTGAGATGCTTCCGGTGTGGAGCAGCCAAAGTAGGTAAGTAGCCTGTGCCAAGATGCCCCTGCACCCCATGGGAGGGGGGTTTGGTGACCGTTGGACAGTAGAAGGCAGACAGCCAGTCGAAATCCTCGAATCGACGCTGTTTCCCTTTTGTAGctgttcctcccacagttttgCATAATCAGTGACGTGTGAAGATGGCACAGGGATTCATAGAAATGGAGTGGGGATGAGGAACCAAACTTTCTCAGTTTGGAAACATAGGAGAAGATTTCCTTGCACAGGAGAAGTCCAGAAATGCACAGGGCAGAACTAGGAATATGACACCACCTTGGAAGAGGCCCTTTGGCATTCGACCCTGGAGATGAAGTTGTTAATGAAAGTCTGTTAATGATGCTGCTTGTTGTTTTCACAGAGAGTGAATCTACCAGTCCTGTTGGAGTGACCCCAGAACCACAGCAAACTGGAGACTACTATGGTGACAGTAAGTAACTCCCTTATCTCTTCTGACTTGACCTAGAGGTTTTTCTGTTCAAaggtctgtgtggaatttctaTAGTGTTAAAAACATGCGAAAGCAGTCTAAAATCGGGTTGTACCTTTAAGAAATGAGTCTGTACTGACACaatcaaaaagaaatgaaaaagcagtAGTAACACTAAATTGTGGGTATAGTGATGTCCTCTGTTAGCTAACCAGTCTAACTGAAACGAGTCTAATCTCCTGCCTTCAGCAATCATCCTGAGAAACATCGCTCCTCTCACTACGGTCGAGGCAATCATGACGGCACTGGCTCCTTATGCCAACCTGTCTGTGAGCAACATCCGGCTCATCAAGGACAAACAGACCGGCCAGAACAGAGGATTCGCCTTTGTACAGCTTTCATCTCCATTGGTGTGTTAAAGAAAAAGCTTGAGAATATTGTCAGGTGTATTCTTCCATGTAGTTAGGTCAGCAGGGCACATAGTTAGAGCTGCCAGCCTGCAGTTAAGGGGCAGTTGATTTgattcctgctcctgctttaATACCTTCAACTGAGGTCTTTTCCCTCACTTGCTCTAGTCAAAATGAAACGGCTGTAAAAATAGGTTTACAATTTTTAAGCAGCTTAGTATACAGTTCTGACAGTGAAAGTCACTTAGGTGGGGGAAAAGGTGTAAGTTAAATAATACTGTTTCTTCTGTGATGCATAAAGCCAgttgtgtaaaaatgttccaCCTTTTGTCTTAAATAGGAAGCATCTCAGCTTCTTACAATTCTTCAGGGACTGCAACCTCCACTCAAGCTGGATGGGAAAACCATTGGTGTGGATTACGCCAAGAGTGCTCGGAAGTGAGTTGGCATTGGCAGGGTTTTACTCTCGTCCAGCACCTCTCTCAGGCCTGATGTGTGCATACGCTCTGTTAACATATGACGGACAGTTAACCCCTGCAGTCACAGGAAGTTCATCAGCGGAAGGTTGTATAACACCATGCCTTTTCCCAGGGACCTGGTCCAGCCGGATGGGAGCCGGGTCAGTGCCTTCTCAGTGGCCAGCACAGCCATTGCTGCCGCGCAGTGGTCCTCCAGCCAGGTTCCGGTCTCTCTTAACCCTGTCTCAGTATTAGACAGAAACCCTGCCTATGCAGTGGCATGCTAATGGCTGCCTGTGCTCTCTCAGCCACAGCAGATGGTGGGTGGAGCCGAATATGGCTACCTCCAGGACGGCTACACGCAGTACGCACAGGTGAGCTCGTTGTTTTCATCCATCCCAGGTTGTGAATCCGGGTTGTATTTAGTAGTTTGTTTGTCTGCTTCTTGTGAGTTTAAACCTTGTCTAAGCTGGAATGTAAGGAATTGGTCCTCTCTGGAGAACACAATGACATCTGCGTATGTTTGCAATTGTACTTTTGATTGGGTGCGAGTTACCAAACTTTGatttctgaaactgtgtgtgatATAGGTAAAGATTAAACATGAGCTAAATGCAGTATGTTTGAATAGCTTTTAGTGTttaatcctgttttttttttttttttttttttttaaaaaaaaaaaaaaaaaaatgctgtcataCTTTTAAAAGCCGTTCAAGATAGGATTAAGAAAGTGTATGATCTTGTCATCTTAATGAATTTGCTAGCCGACAGTGTTTTGTTTCCAGTGTAGTGGTCTTTCACTACTTTTGTGTAAAAGCTTGACTTGTATACCAAAACCATTTAACTGTCTTGTTTTCTCAGTTAACTAAATTACTTTTGTaacttgttttaatgtattgttcCTCAAACTTGGATTATAATTCTTAGAATAGTCAATGTACCAATTTAATACTCTTTCCAGTTATGCCTGTTTTGAGGTGACCACTGAATTTATATCTAGTGGGCTTCTGAAGGACATGCAGAGCTAAAGCTGAGGGAGCACTGTCACCTGGAACATGTAGAATGAGTGTTTTTTGTATAGTCTAATTTGCTCCATGTGAcacttctgtttaatttttatttcaagcAACATGCAGATATGTTCCTCAGTTTAAATAACATTATGCATGTGTGAAGGGTTTCATTATAACTGTTAATGTTTTCTGCAGTATGGCCAAGATTATCAGGCCTACTATCAGCAGGCTGCAGGAATGGACCCTGCGCTTGGAGCTGGACTGCTTGGAGGTACGACAACACAATTTGACTTTGACAGTTTGCGCTTTATTGAACTGATCAGTTGTACTCCTTTGCTGCTTTTATGTACTCCTCTGCACTCTTGCAGCTGCCCCTGGAGTGAAGACTGTCCCGGCTACTGCAGGGGTGGTGGTGTCACAGAGTGCCCAGGTCTACCAGCCCCACATTGTTGGCCAGCCTTCAACACTGGTACCCCCTTTTGCTTGTTACCTTTCAGCTGCCCACCATGGTTTGCCTAGAAAATATTCatgatgtgcttttttttttgtttcttctttaaaGTCTCAGGCAGCAGTCCAGCAAGCTGAAGCAACAGCACAGTCCACCAGCACTACTGCAGCTACAACAGTAACAGCCACAACTACTGTGGCAACGACCACAGCAGCTTCTGCAGGAACTGATGGCAAAAGTGGTAAGTCTTCCTGAAGGATATACTGAgagttaattttattatattttgtaaaGTACAGAGACTTTATTACACATTGAGATCTGAATATGATGACATAATGTTGTTACTGTTAATGCTTCTGCTCTACTCCAACCAGTAACACCAGACACGTCCACTTATCAGTATGATGAATCCTCTGGTTACTACTATGATACCAAGACAGGACTGTACTACGATCCAAACAGCCAGGTATTTCTTGAGGGTGGAAAGTAGAACAATGAGCTTGACTTGTCAGAAAGGCTCAGAGATGTAACGGTTTGCTTTCTGTCATGCAGTACTTCTACAACTCCCAGACGCAGCAGTACCTCTATTGGGACAGTGAAAAGCAGGCGTACGTACCTGCGACCAACACGACCACCACAGGAACCACACAGGCTGCTGGCACCGTTGCACAGACCGCCAGCACCACAACGGCAGCACCCACCAAAGAGGCcaaagagaagaaggagaagcccAAGAGTAAGACTGCACAACAGGTAGTGTACCTGCTTGGCACTTTCAGGTTTGCATAGTGGCCAGTTACTAATGCCATTCAAGCACTGTGGTTTGTGACAGCCTTCTTAACCCTGAGTGCAAGGGCTCCACATGTGGATGTCTCTGCCAGATTGCCAAGGACATGGAGCGCTGGGCCAAGAGCCTCAACAGACAGAAGGAGAGTTTCAAGAATAGCTTTCAGGCCCTGAACCACAGCAGGgatgaggagaagaaggagtCTGCAGCAGCAGATGCTGGTTTTGCACTCTTTGAGAGAAAGGTGACTTTTCATGAATGTCTGCATCAGTGTTTTAAGTGCCTAACCTTCACACCTTCAGTAGTTTCACATTACCGTCTTTCAAATGTACCTGAAGTTTCGGTTTTATTGTGACGATAATTTTCTGGCACAGTCCTTCAAGAAGCACTTtttatgtgacttttttttgcagcagGCAGGTGGATTCGAAAAGCAGATGCTGATATCTGAGCTGGCAAAG
Proteins encoded in this window:
- the LOC108923364 gene encoding RNA-binding protein 5-like; translation: MGADKRVSRSERSGRYGPDQSRDDSEWRERRDRDSERDYERRWGDERRSDRYDDRRSRDSPERERKRHNSDRSEDGYHSDGDYPDQDYRGELEEEKESKTIMLRGLSLNVTEEDVRAALEQLQGPQPADVRLMKKRTGISRGFAFVEFYHLQDATRWMETNQKLLTIQGKPVAMQYSNPRHKFEDWLCGTCGLYNFRRRLRCFRCGAAKVESESTSPVGVTPEPQQTGDYYGDTIILRNIAPLTTVEAIMTALAPYANLSVSNIRLIKDKQTGQNRGFAFVQLSSPLEASQLLTILQGLQPPLKLDGKTIGVDYAKSARKDLVQPDGSRVSAFSVASTAIAAAQWSSSQPQQMVGGAEYGYLQDGYTQYAQYGQDYQAYYQQAAGMDPALGAGLLGAAPGVKTVPATAGVVVSQSAQVYQPHIVGQPSTLSQAAVQQAEATAQSTSTTAATTVTATTTVATTTAASAGTDGKSVNASALLQPVTPDTSTYQYDESSGYYYDTKTGLYYDPNSQYFYNSQTQQYLYWDSEKQAYVPATNTTTTGTTQAAGTVAQTASTTTAAPTKEAKEKKEKPKSKTAQQIAKDMERWAKSLNRQKESFKNSFQALNHSRDEEKKESAAADAGFALFERKAGGFEKQMLISELAKNGEEETPANKCVLVAAYSGDSDPEEVEPDRGDEGTDKLTDWSKMACLLCRRQFPNKEALMRHQKLSELHKQNLEIYRRSRMSETELEDLERKETEMKYRDRAAERREKYGIPEPPVPKKKKCFEPPAAVNYEQPTKDGLNSNNIGNKMLQAMGWKEGKGLGRNQQGITAPIETSMRMKGAGLGTKGSSYELTPSDTYKDAVRKAMFARFTDLE